attcataattttcttaaacGTGACCGATTTTTTTATTGCTTTGAAACAACTTAAACGTGACTGATAAAAAGCTATCTTCCAATTTTATTAAACGTGACTGATAAAAAGCTATCttccaattttattttgtttttagtttagtCAAATGGATCTACCTTAACCTTATAACATGCACTTAATTTACCTGAAACGTGACAAATGAGAAATGTGGACATTTGAAAGGGTTCATGGGCCCAAGTATACCCGGTTCTAAACCGGTTTAGCATAACCAGGATTTATCCCAGGATTTATCCCCGAATTTAAGCCTTTCTTCTCCTCACACTCTCTACCTCTCCTCGCAGCCGCATCTCACTtcgctttctctctctaaaaatgtcttcctcttctctcttcaatgcctctctctctcccctaaaccctaatcaacaCCCCATCCGCCGCCACCCCTCTCCCTCCCTCCTCCGCCACCGCCCCGTCGCCGTCTCCTGCACCTCAGACGGAAACACCACCAGTCCGATCGAGACATCCGTCAAGCCTCCACGCCGCACCGAGAACACCATCCGCGACGACGCTCGTCTCCACCGCTCCACCGCCGTGAACCCCTTCTCCGCCAGATACGTCCCCTTCAACGCTCCCCCCAACTCCTCCGAGCACTACTCCCTCGACGAGATCGTCTACCGCAGCCGCTCCGGCGGCCTCCTCGACGTCGAGCACGACATGGACGCTCTCAAGCATTTCGACGGCGCCTACTGGCGCGACCTCTTCGATTCGCGCGTCGGCAAGAGCACGTGGCCGTACGGATCGGGCGTCTGGTCCAAGAAGGAGTGGGTCCTACCCGAGATCGACGACGACGACATCGTTTCGGCCTTCGAAGGTAACTCGAATCTCTTCTGGGCTGAGAGGTTCGGGAAACAGTTTCTTGAAATGAACGATCTTTGGGTGAAACACTGTGGGATTAGTCATACCGGAAGCTTTAAGGATCTCGGTATGACGGTTTTGGTTAGTCAGGTGAACCGGTTAAGGAAAATGAACCGGCCTGTTGTTGGTGTGGGGTGTGCTTCTACGGGGGACACGTCAGCTGCTTTGTCTGCTTACTGTGCTGCCGCTGGGATACCGTCGATTGTGTTCTTGCCGGCTAATAAGATCTCAATGGCTCAGCTTGTTCAGCCGATAGCTAACGGAGCGTTTGTGTTGAGTATTGATACTGACTTCGACGGGTGTATGAAGCTGATTAGGGAGGTGACTTCGGAGCTGCCTATTTACTTGGCGAACTCTTTGAATAGTTTGAGGTTAGAAGGGCAGAAGACTGCTGCGATTGAGATTTTGCAGCAGTTTGATTGGCAAGCTCCTGAGTGGGTGATTGTTCCCGGTGGGAATCTTGGGAATATATATGCTTTTTACAAAGGGTTTAAGATGTGTCAAGAGCTGGGGCTTGTTGATAGGATACCGAGGCTGGTGTGTGCGCAGGCGGCTAATGCTAACCCTCTTTACTTGCATTACAAGTCTGGCTGGAAGGACTTCAAGCCCATGACTGCGAGTACCACTTTTGCGTCCGCGATTCAGATTGGTGACCCTGTGTCGATCGATAGAGCTGTGTATGCGTTGAAGCAGTGTGATGGGATTGTGGAGGAGGCGACGGAGGAGGAGCTGATGGATGCTATGGCTCAGGCGGATTCTACTGGGATGTTTATTTGTCCTCATACGGGTGTGGCGCTGACTGCTTTGTTTAAGCTGAGGAAGCAAGGAGTGATTGCGCCGACGGATAGGACGGTGGTTGTGAGTACTGCTCATGGGTTGAAGTTTACTCAGTCAAAGGTGGATTATCACTCGAAGGCGATTCCTGATATGGCTTGCAGATTCTCTAACCCTCCTGTTGAGGTGAAAGCAGACTTTGGAGCTGTCATGGATGTTCTCAAGAGTTACTTAGGAAGTCAGAAGCTTAGGTCCTAAGAATCAGACTATTTGTGTACTCTTTTAAGTGATCTTTATCTGTTTCTCAGTTTTGTAATAAGTTCTAACGTGAAGTTTGAACATAACAAATAGCTGTTGCAGATTACAGTGTTACAACTAGTGAATccataaaaagttttttttttcatgagtaATCATAGAGAGATACACTCTTGTCATCAGAGACACTAGCGAGACGACCAGCACGTATACCAGTTCCACCTGGTGGTCTAAACGCTACAGACCAAACCTGATCGTTATGGTTACTCATTGTCTGAATAGCTGCTCTCATCTTAAGATCCCATAGCCTCACAGTTCTATCGCTTGACCCTGTAGCTATAGCTCCACCGTCTGGGCTGGCATCAACGCTCAGCACCCAGCTCGTGTGACCCGACATAGACCCCACCAGCGTTTTCCCCTCTGCGTCGTGCATGTTCACATGCCCGTCATCTGATCCGGAGAAGAGGACTCTCGGGTCTACAGGGGAGAACACAAGGGACCTCACAGGCATGTTGTGACCTTCTAGCTGGTGAAGAAGCTTGGAGCGTTCAACATCAAAGACGCAGATGGTGCCGTCCATTGAACCACAAGCAAGGCGTTTCCCGTTAGGAGACCAAGCCACCGAGAGAACGAATTTCTTACTGCTGGTTTTGTCAGAAGGCTTTGGTGCTTCTGGACGTGGGATTGATAGAGTTGAGAGTATTCTCCAGCTCGCTGTGTCCCAAAGCTTTACCGAGGCACTACTACCGCCTGCAACAGCAAGGATTGTACCCTTGGAACATGTAAATGAATATATTAGCAACTTAGCAGAAACTTATGTTGAAATTTATGTACAATCATCTTAGAAGTAACTAAAAGCTCAACCAAAAACTAGTCCCTAAGGAGTACATTGGTATCTAGACATTAAGTTGTTTCTAGACCCAACCGTAAAGTAGGTGGATCAAAGAGTTATTTCGAGAGATAGTTGCATTTACACCGAGTAGAGAGGTCAGTGATCACCAGTTTGACTTCATTTAGTTGCAGTGAAAACATTGAACAAAGCACCTAGATATGAAATCACATGCAGAAAGGAAAGGTTTGAAGAAGAAATTTTTTGACCTGATCAGATTCATGTAATCATCTATTATTAACGTATTGCATTCCGTAATCAGTGAAAACAAGTAAATACAGGAAACAACCACAAGTAATAACCAAAACAAGAAGATATTTCACCAAGTACCAATAAACTGTTGTTCTGCTACTATGGTTGTAAGTCAACATGAACAAATCAGAAGATGATCTAGAGAGATTTCAGACCACAATAGACAACACTCTTAAGTACCTGTCTGATTCTGATCTAAGCTATATATTCAAACGCTGCTCAGCAATTCCAAATAGTATCTAAGCATTACACTACAGATCAGATTCATGTAATCACGTATCATTAATGTATTGTGTATTACGTTATCAATGAACACATGTCACAGCTAACACAGGAAACGATCACAATCAATGACCAAATCAAGAAGATGTTTCACCTAAGCACTACTAAACGATCACAAGCAATGACCAAGTCAACATGAACAAACCAAAACATGATCTAGAGCCATTTCAGACCAAGCTCCACGACACTCTTAAGTTCCTGTCTCATCTTCACTACAAATTCCTGTTAGAATATAGAATATTCTCTTAGTAGATAAGATACAATCTTTGTGAAATCTTGTAGTTACGATACTCATGTAACAACCTTGGCTATTTATGCCGTGTGAATAGAACCACTCTCCTGAAGGAGATTAACCaaactttcatggtatcagagcactagGTGCGATCTTCTCCA
The sequence above is drawn from the Brassica napus cultivar Da-Ae chromosome A8, Da-Ae, whole genome shotgun sequence genome and encodes:
- the LOC106361162 gene encoding WD repeat-containing protein VIP3, translating into MKLAGLKSIENAHEDSVWAATWVPATEDRPSLLLTGSLDETVKLWRADELDLVRTNTGHSLGVAAVAAHPSGIIAASSSLDSFVRVFDVDTNATIAVLEAPPSEVWGMQFEPMGTILAVAGGSSASVKLWDTASWRILSTLSIPRPEAPKPSDKTSSKKFVLSVAWSPNGKRLACGSMDGTICVFDVERSKLLHQLEGHNMPVRSLVFSPVDPRVLFSGSDDGHVNMHDAEGKTLVGSMSGHTSWVLSVDASPDGGAIATGSSDRTVRLWDLKMRAAIQTMSNHNDQVWSVAFRPPGGTGIRAGRLASVSDDKSVSLYDYS
- the LOC106361160 gene encoding threonine synthase 1, chloroplastic-like translates to MSSSSLFNASLSPLNPNQHPIRRHPSPSLLRHRPVAVSCTSDGNTTSPIETSVKPPRRTENTIRDDARLHRSTAVNPFSARYVPFNAPPNSSEHYSLDEIVYRSRSGGLLDVEHDMDALKHFDGAYWRDLFDSRVGKSTWPYGSGVWSKKEWVLPEIDDDDIVSAFEGNSNLFWAERFGKQFLEMNDLWVKHCGISHTGSFKDLGMTVLVSQVNRLRKMNRPVVGVGCASTGDTSAALSAYCAAAGIPSIVFLPANKISMAQLVQPIANGAFVLSIDTDFDGCMKLIREVTSELPIYLANSLNSLRLEGQKTAAIEILQQFDWQAPEWVIVPGGNLGNIYAFYKGFKMCQELGLVDRIPRLVCAQAANANPLYLHYKSGWKDFKPMTASTTFASAIQIGDPVSIDRAVYALKQCDGIVEEATEEELMDAMAQADSTGMFICPHTGVALTALFKLRKQGVIAPTDRTVVVSTAHGLKFTQSKVDYHSKAIPDMACRFSNPPVEVKADFGAVMDVLKSYLGSQKLRS